gagatggccgccagcccagcgccacagtacaaaatggccgccagcccagtgccacagcacgagatggccgccagcccagcgccacagcacgagatggccgccagcccagcgccacagcacaagatggccgccagcccagcgccacagcacaagatggccgcaagcccagcgccacagctcaagatggccgccagcccagcgccacagcacaagatggccgcaagcccagcgccacagctcaagatggccgccagcccagcgccacagcacaagatggccgactcaaagcctgagtctccagataaggtgcacgatgctgtcccggaggcagaggcggtgcacgatgctgtcccggaggcagaggcggtgcctaatgctgttccggaggccgaggcagtgctcgttgctgttccagaggccgaggcggtgcccgatcctgttctggaggccgaggcggtacccgaggctgttcccaatgcagttaccgaggcggtgcccgacgctgttccagaggccgaggtggcacccgagGTCGAGGCAGCGCCCATTACTGTttcagaggccgaggcggtgcccgacgctgttccggaggtcgaggcggtgcccgacgctgttccagaggccgaggtggcacccgatgccgaggcggtgcccgaggcagttaccgaggtggtgcccgaggctgttccggaggtcgaggcggtgcccggcgctgttccagaggccgaggtggcacccgatgcagaggcggtgcccgaggctgttccggaggccgaggcggtgcccgaggctgttccagaggccgaggcggtgcccgatccagttctggaggccgaggcggtgcctgatgccaaggcggtgcccgaggctgttccagagccagggccagtcaccgaggaccctccagagccagggccagtcaccaattaccctccagagccaagtcaagtcactgggtggccTGCTGCTCCGTTCCGGGGGACTCCGGTCTCAACCACGGGGACGTGGTGgccgtccgctccgccctggagggctctgactttgaccacaaggctgtggtggtcttccgctccgccctggagggctctgactttgaccacaaggctgtggtggtcttccgctccgccctggagggctttgactttgaccacaaggctgtggtggtcttccgctccaccctggtgggcgcctcaacagGTCCTTCATGGATTTCTGTGTGTCGTTTTGggttctgttatgtttctgtctgttcccctcagtttgtctggccctccgtccctccccctgtacctcctccggtcctcctccctcctggtctccctgttttatgttttcatttcgggtgtttgtcccccatgtgttccttttccggccctccgtccctccccctgagcctccacctgtccgcctccctcctggtctctgtgttgtgttttgtcttggagcatctgggagccgctccgtagagggggggtactgtcacagtgtctgggttgttgttccccgggcttccactagatgtcctccttttcacggtgtctgtcccagatcacttcctgttcccttatatggtcaccttcctccttgttgcgtaattgattgttccccccacctgtctcctgtttccccattatccttatgtgtataaatacccagtctgtcttagtctgtgttacggagtccttgtttaaatgTTACAGTTACTCATGCCCGTCATTCGtgtcttgccttgtgttcgtgtcttgtttatgttctgatttggatgctctggttttgaccctgcctggactgtttactctctTGGATTACCCTTATAATAAACGGCTTACCTGCAAATTGGTTCCTTCTTCGTGTTTTCTAACACATTACGTGACAACAGTGTGTacaacccaattccaaaaaagttgagacaCTATACAAActgtgagtaaaaaaaggaatggaataatttacaaatctcataaacttatattttattcacaatacaatACAGAtagcatatcaaatgttgaaagtgagaaattttgaaatgtcatgccaaatattggcttattttggatttcatgagagctacacattccaaaaaagttgggacaggtagcaataagaggccagagaagttaaatgtacatataatgaacagctggaggaccaatttgcaacttattaggtcaattgggaacatgattggaaataaaaagagcctctcagagcggcagtgtctatcagaagtcaagatgggcagaggatcaccaattcccccaatgctgcagcgaaacatagtggagcaatatcagaaaggaggagtttctcagagaaaaactgcaaaatGTTACAAGTCATCATCTACAGtgtataatatcatccaaagattcaattaatctggaacaatctctgtgtgtaagggtcaaggctggaaaactaTACTGGGAAAACttttccatcatgacaatgccagaccacatactgcatcagttacaacatcatggctgtgtagaagaaggatccgggaactgaaatgaccagcctgcagtccagatctttcacccatagaaaacatttggagcatcataaagaggaagatgtgacaaagaagacctaagacagttgagcaactagaaacctgtattagacaagaatgggacaacattcctattcctaagcTTGAGACAcctgtctcctcagtccccagacgtttgcagactgttataagaAGAAGAGGGGATGACACACAgtgctaaacatggccttgtcccaactttttttagatgtgttgatgccataaaatataaaatcaacttacggtatttttcctttaaaatgatatatgttctcagtttaaacattttatgttatCTATTttgtataatagtataatatatctgaataaaatattgaaacttccacatcattgcattgtttatttttttcacaatttgtacagcgtcccaacttttttggaattgggagTTGAGTCTCCTGCTGCTGcattaatgtataaaataatctGTCAATGTATAATTAGTGTTTAGTTTTGAGACCcatacattttagtacattttagtAAAATGGATTTAAAAGTGTCTGGCACAATTTATTTCTGTCTATTTGTCTGAAAACCATCTGACACAAATCTCTTTTTCAGCTCCATGGAACAAGAAGCACAAAATGACCATCTCTGCAGATGATTTATTCAGTTCCCAGAGATGTCTATATTCTATAGTCTATCAAAACTGCTTCCTCTCCTCTTCGTGAGGATTGTGCTTTGTATGGCAGCATGTAATAATGCAGAATATGAAATTAATGGAGACTGTTGCCCAATGTGTGATCCAGGTAAGTCCAGTATGAGGTTTCTCTTCACTGAAACACACAATAGATGCAGATGAACTCAGACACTTAAAGAGTCTTTTTCATTATCACTCATTATTACTGATGAACAACTGTAATATGCTCTTAATATAATCTTCAGTGTTTGGACTGATGTGGCCAGGGCCTTGTTAAAAGTAAACCTGCACCAATCTGGTGTTTCTCTGTGGTAGATTCTCTTCATCtggtgtaaaaataataaatagaagcAGCGAGTGCAGGCCATGTGTTGAGTTACAGACTTTTTATATAGTACACAGTTTTattttctgaactgattcttcaTTATAAGTCACTTATCTGACAGATATTATTATAGTTACGTGATCCCCAGATATATTTCAGGGTCTAGGTTAGTGGTTTCTGAGACAGAAGATGGTTTGTAATCTCTGATCTATCATCATTGCATTAAACACAACATGACTCCAGTCTAGGGTTGAGTATTGATTCAGATTCACTGATTTATTTCACTTTGATTCTgattcacacacattcacaactcTTGTCAAGTTGTTCAGAAGACGCAGATGTCCCTGAAAACAGACATAAAGTAAAAAAGAGGTCAAAAACCAATATTGGGATTGCTCATAACAAGATCTAGATTAATTAGAAAATCTGTGTTCCCAGCATTATTACAGTctgattatttgtattaatattgtattatttattcttGAGTGTTTCCTAAATCAGAAAATATTTATTGGTCAAGTCTGCACTAGCACACAAGTCACAGTTTATAGAAATATACAGACATACAATAAATGTAACTTACACAGTTACAAATACATGAAAAAGTTATGTACATATggcatgtataaataaataataataaatgtaccgTCAATTTTTTCTTTGTTGTCTAGGGAAGCGAGTTCATAAACACTGTGATAAGTTTACACCGACGACATGTGATTCATGTCCCATCATGACTTACACTAATGCTCCTAATGGATTTATAGAGTGTCTGCCCTGTTCTGTGTGTGATACGAGTGAGTAAAACTGTCTTTCTTAGTGAGTCCTGGGttcatatatattgtattttcttttctccAGATGACTTGTCATTGCCAGGTTTTCTTCAGTTGATTCATTGGTTTTCTTTCTTGTTGAAGGTGATGGAGTGACAGTAAAGCATGCATGTACAGTAACATCAGACACAGTGTGTGGACCTCTTCCTGGTTATTACTGTATAGACTCGCTCTATAACTGTAAAAGAGCCAAGAAACATTCATCCTGCTCACCTGGACAATACATCA
This genomic stretch from Carassius gibelio isolate Cgi1373 ecotype wild population from Czech Republic chromosome B21, carGib1.2-hapl.c, whole genome shotgun sequence harbors:
- the LOC127986321 gene encoding tumor necrosis factor receptor superfamily member 14 isoform X5, whose amino-acid sequence is MSIFYSLSKLLPLLFVRIVLCMAACNNAEYEINGDCCPMCDPGKRVHKHCDKFTPTTCDSCPIMTYTNAPNGFIECLPCSVCDTSDGVTVKHACTVTSDTVCGPLPGYYCIDSLYNCKRAKKHSSCSPGQYIKQTGTEFRDTVCDHCPAGSYSDGTLCKLHTDCESLDKTTIREGTDTTDAECRDRATSFLKLILCVFVECV
- the LOC127986321 gene encoding tumor necrosis factor receptor superfamily member 14 isoform X3, with the translated sequence MSIFYSLSKLLPLLFVRIVLCMAACNNAEYEINGDCCPMCDPGKRVHKHCDKFTPTTCDSCPIMTYTNAPNGFIECLPCSVCDTSDGVTVKHACTVTSDTVCGPLPGYYCIDSLYNCKRAKKHSSCSPGQYIKQTGTEFRDTVCDHCPAGSYSDGTVCKLHTDCESLDKTTIREGTDTTDAECRDRATSFLKLILCVFVECV
- the LOC127986321 gene encoding tumor necrosis factor receptor superfamily member 14 isoform X1 yields the protein MSIFYSLSKLLPLLFVRIVLCMAACNNAEYEINGDCCPMCDPGKRVHKHCDKFTPTTCDSCPIMTYTNAPNGFIECLPCSVCDTSDGVTVKHACTVTSDTVCGPLPGYYCIDSLYNCKRAKKHSSCSPGQYIKQTGTEFRDTVCDHCPAGSYSDGTLCKLHTDCESLDKTTIREGTDTTDAECRDRPTSYLVPLIVCGSGLCLMLRFVTIGITVKNKNNQNRATTQDLEQQTLYLII